A region from the Acidiferrobacter sp. SPIII_3 genome encodes:
- a CDS encoding cation diffusion facilitator family transporter, which translates to MMDKNAPETGDEAGGERQKVVLRGLFVNVVLAAGQLAVGVLGRSAALVADGFHTLSDLLSDALVLTAAHFGAQAADEDHPYGHARIETAGTFGLSLVLVGAGVGIALHAAAALSAPARLARPDFLALAMALAAIGIKEGLFRYMRRAGSRLHSELLHANAWHYRTDVFSSIVVAVGVAGSMMGVRDLDSVAAIGVAILIVRMGAMLGWQAMRELVDTGLEAEKLERIRRVILSIDGVRTLHLLRTRRAGGRAFVDVHILVDGAISVSEGHQISEMVRVALMRHVSNIADVVVHIDSEDDEHAATNARLPLRAEILKRLEHYFAGIEAARAIESVVLHYLRGRIAVELHLSLDLAPTAADARALQEQFAQAAARDPQIASVEVCFR; encoded by the coding sequence ATGATGGACAAAAACGCACCCGAGACCGGGGACGAAGCGGGCGGCGAGCGTCAAAAAGTGGTCTTGCGCGGACTTTTCGTCAACGTCGTGCTGGCCGCGGGTCAGCTCGCCGTGGGGGTGCTCGGGCGGTCGGCGGCGCTGGTTGCTGACGGCTTCCATACCCTGTCGGATCTTTTGAGCGACGCGCTGGTGCTGACGGCGGCGCATTTCGGGGCCCAGGCGGCCGACGAGGATCACCCCTACGGACATGCGCGCATCGAGACCGCCGGTACCTTCGGATTGAGCCTGGTCCTGGTCGGCGCCGGTGTCGGCATAGCACTCCATGCCGCCGCGGCCTTGAGTGCGCCGGCACGGCTTGCGCGGCCCGATTTTCTGGCGCTGGCCATGGCGCTCGCGGCCATCGGCATCAAGGAGGGTCTGTTCCGTTATATGCGCCGCGCCGGTTCGCGGTTGCATTCCGAGCTCCTTCACGCCAATGCCTGGCATTACCGGACCGACGTCTTTTCCTCGATCGTGGTGGCGGTCGGCGTGGCCGGCAGCATGATGGGCGTGCGTGACCTCGATTCGGTGGCCGCCATCGGTGTCGCGATTCTTATCGTCCGCATGGGTGCCATGCTCGGCTGGCAGGCCATGCGCGAGCTCGTCGACACCGGATTGGAGGCCGAGAAGCTCGAGCGCATCCGGCGCGTCATCCTGTCGATCGACGGTGTTCGCACCCTGCATCTGCTGCGTACGCGTCGCGCCGGGGGCCGCGCGTTTGTCGATGTCCATATCCTCGTGGACGGGGCCATCAGCGTCTCGGAGGGCCACCAGATCAGCGAGATGGTGCGCGTGGCCCTCATGCGCCACGTGAGCAATATCGCCGACGTGGTGGTGCATATCGACTCGGAAGACGATGAGCATGCCGCCACCAATGCACGCCTGCCATTGCGTGCCGAGATCTTGAAACGTCTCGAACATTATTTCGCGGGTATCGAGGCCGCTCGGGCCATCGAATCGGTGGTTTTGCACTATCTGCGCGGGCGGATCGCGGTGGAGTTGCATCTGTCGCTGGATCTGGCCCCGACCGCGGCCGATGCCCGGGCCCTGCAGGAGCAGTTTGCGCAGGCGGCGGCCCGCGATCCGCAAATCGCGTCCGTGGAGGTCTGCTTTCGTTAG